From the Methanobacterium sp. genome, the window CCAGAACTCCATCTGCTGGGCTCTCATAAGCTGTGGTTTCCTCTCACTTATCACCTGGAGATTGTCCTTATCAGCCACATTGCGGATCATGTAGACCAGTTCCCGGCGTATTTTATCAATCTTCTCCTTATCCCGATCCAGCACGCAGGTGAATAGCTTTTCAGCCTTTAAAATAAATGATGAAACCTTGGAATTAGTCCCAAACTGGGTGATAATTAAGGGAGATACTTCATCCATTAACTCATCCACCATTCCATCAAAGTCATCACTTTTTTTTATCCGGGAGATTATGGATGATTTTTCCCGGACCAGGAAGAACTCTTCATCCAGTTCATCTATGGTGGCCCTGATCTTACCGGTTATGAGTTCCCTTTCTTTAGGGGTTAAATTTTGCTCTAATAGAGCCACCCGGTTGTTGAAAATGTTGGTTAGAACATCGTTGGGCACTCCCGTACCTTTTCCCCTTTCCAGTTCATGGAACTCAATATTGGAATGACCCCCGATCATGAAGTCAAATATTAAAAAATCATCCTTTCTATTGTTGGGGAGCCAGTCCTTGTGCTTGCATGCTTCCAAGTTACGGGTTCCTCGGCCCAGCATCTGCCAGAATCTTATGGGAGATACAACTGGTTTTATAAACACTAAGTTGCAGACTTCAGGGATGTCCACCCCTGTATCGAGCATTCCCACTGAAAGGGCAATGCGTGGGTTTGATCTTTGTTTAAACCGTTTAACCTCATCATTAGCGCGGTACATGTCCGAGGTTATAACCTGCACTTCACTGGCAAACTTGGGGAATAACTCTCCAAAAACTTCCTTCATTTTATTTGCATGGTTCTTGCTGGCACAGAAGAAAATGGACTTGGCAGGTTTGCCTTCATCTGACCTGTAGCAGGTTTCCATGAAACTTTTTATTACGAGGGTGTTGGTCTTGTCATCCATGAACACCCGGTCAAACTGGGAACCAGTTGGTTCGAAGGTGTCAGGATCCACATCCTGCCTGCGGAGCTGGTCTTTTAGAAACTTGTCCAGGTCCTCCTGTTTTATTCCCTCATTTAAAACTTTGGTGGAAATAATATGGGCAAAGTAGGGAACTAAAACCCCATCCCGAACCGCCTCATCATAAGAATACTCTGCAGTGGCCTTTCCAAATAAATCAAAGGTACTCTGCGTTTCCCTTTCTCGGGGAGTGGCGGTTAATCCTATTTTTATACAGTCGAAGTACTGGTAAATTAGATTGTTTTTATCATAGATGGATCGGTGTGCTTCGTCAAAAACAATTAAATCAAAAAATCCAGGGGAATATTTCTCAAACATTCGGGTTTCCTTGCCACCCATTAGGGTCTGCACTGTGGAAACATACAAGCGACTGGAAGTGGTGAATCCTTCCCTTAAATCAGCTGCTGGTTCTGTGAAATATTTTTTAAATCCATTATCTCTGGCCTGTCCCACTAAAGCAATCCTATCTGCAATGAATAAGACATTTCTAACCACATTGGATTTGATTAATAGATCAATAAGGGCCATTGCTACACGGGTCTTTCCTGTACCTGTGGCCATCTCTATTAAAGCAGTTCTATGACATTCTGAAAAGTGTTCTGAGAGTTTCCGGACTATGGTCACACTTCTGGGCCTATCCACAATATGAGTATTTATTTTAACAGTTCGAGGATCTTTACGATTTCGGTATAGATCCCTGCGTCTTTTCAAATCAGCTTGAGAAAATGGGCCACTGACTTTCCTTTCAATACCGTACTCATCAATAAAAAGCCATTTTTGACCATTAGTTAAGAAAATAGGTACTTTCTGGTTTATTTGACTTTCAATATCCAGAGAATATGTTCTAGCCTGTATTCGGCCGGTATCTGCGTTTTTGGAAAACCTTTTTGCTTCAATTATAGCTAAAGGTGTGTAATCTTCATCCAGTAAAACATAATCAATGAAACGATCAACATTCCGTTGAGGGTTTCCATCGAACAAAATAATATTTTTATCTTTAAAATTTGATTTAACAGAGTTGACTTCCTCTTTAATATATTTTGGAAGCCATCCTTGTTTTTCTAATTCTGGATCGATATACTGCTTTCTAGTTTTGAATTCTGATAACAATGAAACATCATCAGTATACGATTCCATGATATTATGATGATTATGATTATATTAAAAGTTACTATTTGCTCCCACTTTTCATATCTGTGGACTAAGTTCCTAAGTTCCTAATATTTTGCCATTAGTTAATAATATTTACAATAAAATCAACATCAAAACTAAATGGATATTCATTTTTTCAGATTATGAATCAAATTCAGCTTTATTATCCATTTTTATCAGAATCAATTCACATTCGCTATTTTCATCAAAAATCAGATAATAAAATATATAATAAATAAAATTTAATTGGTTATTGTATGATAAAAAGAGATATTCTGATAATAATCATAGTAATTCTTATAATAGCAATTATAAGTGTGGGGTTTGCAATTTTAAGCCAAAATAATTCTTTTACCCCTTCAAACAATTCAAGTAACCAAAACGCATCAATGAATGTTACAGTTAACACTACAAATTCCAGTGTTACTAATTCTAAAACTCCCGAAGCTAAAAGTTACACTTGCAGTTACTGCAAGGGTGTAGGATACTATGAAAGCAAAAATATCTGCACAGCATGTAATGGTATAGGTAAAGTTGGCAATAATACTTGCCCTACATGTCAAGGCTCAGGCTTTGGAGAAGGAACTAAAAAAATACGTTGCGATGGATGTGGAGGAGATGGAATCCTTAATCCAGGAGACCCTGGATATGGTAACCCCATATAATTTATTTCCTTTCAGTTAACTTTCTCTATTTTTGAACCGTTGCCAAAATGCGATAGTTGACTTTAGGAAGTTTATTTCCTAAATTAAGAGAGTAAACTTATCCATATACATTCTATGAATTTTT encodes:
- a CDS encoding DEAD/DEAH box helicase family protein, which gives rise to MESYTDDVSLLSEFKTRKQYIDPELEKQGWLPKYIKEEVNSVKSNFKDKNIILFDGNPQRNVDRFIDYVLLDEDYTPLAIIEAKRFSKNADTGRIQARTYSLDIESQINQKVPIFLTNGQKWLFIDEYGIERKVSGPFSQADLKRRRDLYRNRKDPRTVKINTHIVDRPRSVTIVRKLSEHFSECHRTALIEMATGTGKTRVAMALIDLLIKSNVVRNVLFIADRIALVGQARDNGFKKYFTEPAADLREGFTTSSRLYVSTVQTLMGGKETRMFEKYSPGFFDLIVFDEAHRSIYDKNNLIYQYFDCIKIGLTATPRERETQSTFDLFGKATAEYSYDEAVRDGVLVPYFAHIISTKVLNEGIKQEDLDKFLKDQLRRQDVDPDTFEPTGSQFDRVFMDDKTNTLVIKSFMETCYRSDEGKPAKSIFFCASKNHANKMKEVFGELFPKFASEVQVITSDMYRANDEVKRFKQRSNPRIALSVGMLDTGVDIPEVCNLVFIKPVVSPIRFWQMLGRGTRNLEACKHKDWLPNNRKDDFLIFDFMIGGHSNIEFHELERGKGTGVPNDVLTNIFNNRVALLEQNLTPKERELITGKIRATIDELDEEFFLVREKSSIISRIKKSDDFDGMVDELMDEVSPLIITQFGTNSKVSSFILKAEKLFTCVLDRDKEKIDKIRRELVYMIRNVADKDNLQVISERKPQLMRAQQMEFWEDLTFEDVEFLVREIAPVMKYFEPTCRPVVDISALDIIVNWKEFEKEVKEDEDLKRLLERSEAVRKLKEGEGITSRELMNLEKELSSLKPEITIEYIQKQQNIDFLLFLRDIINIKRNDDPRAMIEKRFDSYITNNPHYTSRQLEFLMLLKKVFAERKHIEMKDLGSPPFEDENPLDLFSYEELEGIVDKCNRIRMC